The genomic DNA TTTACTTTAGCTTGACACATCAGCAAACATTCTGAAATTTCGGGTTCGGGAATCTCAAATAGCAATACCTTTTTTTCTCCGTATGAAACAATTTTCCAGCTATCTTGCTCTATCGTAATATTATCTTGAGTAATGGTTCTGTCTGTGGCAGGTCTAAATATACGAATCAATCTATAGGGTTCGGCTGGTTCTGGTACTTTAGACCATTCTCCCATTCTATTATCAAACGACTCAGCTAAAGTCTTAAATCCTGCTTCAATTCCCGATGCTATTCCTGCTTCGACACTAGCTTTAAGTTCATCAAACCAACTAAACATAATTTGTCTAAACTGTATTAATAAATAATGACAATATATTTCTCGATTATATAAATTACTAGCTAAATTGTCACCAATTCAACTTAGAAGTTAACTAGTAAAGCATAGATATATCAGCATATAAATACAATTATCGAGCTAAAGGATTTATGAAATAAAGTGGTTTGTTTTAGCAATATTTGCTGTTTTTATTTCTGGTTTAACTTTGGTTTCTGTGTATGCTATTAAACAAGCTTCAAAACCAGATAATCTTAAAAAGAACCAGGGCGATCGCATTGATAATTAAATCGAGATCGCCACAAGTAAACTCTCATTTTAATCTAAAATCTAGTCTCCAAAACAAATACCCAAACCTCTAGCAGTTTTGACTAAAGTATCTTTAGGATCGACGGCGCGATAGTTTTTAATTGCTTCGGCGATGGGAACGCTAATTACCTGACGATTTTGCCAAGTAACCATGCGATCGTATTGTTCTTTGGCGACTAATTCTACAGCCACTACGCCAAAAGCAGAAGCTAAAATGCGATCTAAAGGTGAAGAAATACCGCCACGTTGGGTATGTCCGAGTACCGTAACCCTAGTTTCTGCACCACTCAAATTAGTAATTTGTTCGGCAAGATATTGACCGATACCACCCAAACGACAGTCTACAAAATGACCTTGTTCTAATAGTTCTCCTGACTCAGTGCAAACAGCTTCGGAGACAACGGCAATAGAATAATCTTGTCCCATTGCCTGTCTTTTCTTGATATGGTGGCAAATGTTTTCTAACTTATAACGTAGTTCGGGAATCATAATAATATCTGCACCACCTGCAATGCCAGCATTTAGAGCAATATGTCCTGCATCTCTACCCATCACTTCTAAAATCATTACCCGACTATGACTGGCAGCAGTAAAGTGGAGACGGTCGATCGCTTCAGTGGCAATATTAACCGCAGTATCAAAACCAATCGAACGTTCGGTAATGCCCACATCATTGTCAATGGTTTTGGGAATACCTACTAAGTTTATTCCCCCCTGCTGTGCCAGCTTGCGTAAGATAGCCAGACTACCATCACCACCGATGCCTATCAAGGCATCTAAATCTAACTGGCGGTAGCCTTCGATAATTTCTTCCGAACGATCGGCTAAGGAACCATTGGACATGGGAAAAGCAAAGGGATCGCCTTTATTGGTAGTACCTAAAACCGTCCCACCCATAGTTAACAGGCGATCGACATTATTAACGTATAGGGGCATAGCTTGGGGAGGACGACTCATTAACCCGTGAGTTGCCTTACAAATACCTAATACTTCCCAACCATAAACATCAACCGCGCAGCGCGTTACCGCCCTAATTACCGCATTTAAACCAGCACAGTCACCACCACTGGTAAGAATACCAATCCGTTTTCGCTCCGACATTTCCATTCCGATTTACTGTTCGATCTTATTTTTCTGGTTGCTGGTGACAAAAGATCGAACGCTCAACAAATTGCTACAAAGCGACCGCGTCTATTAAAAGAAATTTATTTATTGTTACATTGATGCTCAGGTACTAAATTGCTGCTTGCTAAACGCTTTTTGCCGATTTTAATTCTGACTCGACAGTAGACAAACTGAGATTGCGTTGAAAACGTTTAGTCGGCATCGACTGGCGAAAAGACTGATAATAATCCTTACGAGATTCTTCAAACAAATAGCGTAGTTGAGCGATCGGATTATCGTGATGATCGATGCGTAAATCTAGATGGGGATAATCATCTTGATGAACCACATAAATGGCAGCAGACTGACGACCCCGCTTATCGCCTCCCGCAGCCTCTCCTGCTTCTAAAGCCTGTAGTAGTCTTTCGCAAAACTCCATGCCTGCCTTAGCTTGATAGGCATCTGCCATCGCGGTTAAAGTTCGTTCTCCTACCAGCATATTTCCCGCCACTGAAAAATTAGGAAAGGTAAAATGTCCTGCCCAATCAACGCAGTTTTTTCCCGTCCACGCGGCAGTATGACCGTAGCGGTCTACGAGATGAAGCTGGCGCTGCTGACGGTCTTTGTCATCATTTAACAGGGTATCTATTATCTCTTGAGGCGTAGTTGTCTCTGCTTGCTGTAACAACTGAAGACCCAAAATTCCCAATAGTGGATTGGTTTGTGCTTGAGTGGCGATCGCGCCAATATTAGCTTTAGCATGGGGTACTAATGCCCCTACTGCTAAATGTTTGGTTGCTACTGCAACACCAGTCATGCGTGTAGTTTCGTCCCAAGCCACAATCGAGAAGGTCATATATCTTATCTAAACTTGACTTATGTATACAGTATTTATAGCTCTGGTATAACATAAGGAAATTTGGTTTATTGCGATCGATTTAACATTTTTGTAAATGCTTTGATAAAAGCGATCGCTCCCTTAGCAACTTTTATACATAGCGATATATACGATCTATGCGTAAAATAATAGATATATATACACATCAAATAATTTATGCGTACGAATATAGTTATTGACGATAAATTAATGAAAGAAGCTTTAGCGTTGACTGGATTAAAAACCAAAAAAGAAGCTGTAGAACTCGGACTTAAAACTTTGATTCAAATAAGAAAACAAGAAAAGCTTAAACAATACAAAGGAAAGCTTAAATGGGAAGGAGATCTCGAACACATGAGAATTGATTGATGGTACTTGTAGATACTAGTGTTTGGATTGATTATTTTAACGGAAAAAATACCGCACAGACAGAAAAGTTAGATATTTTACTGTCTTCAACTATAGTGATTGTTGGCGACTTAATACTTACTGAAATTTTACAAGGTTTTAGAGCAGATAAAGATTATCGGTTTGCTAAACAGTTATTAACAGAACTCGAACTTATTTCTTTGTGCAATGTTTCTTATGGGATTAAATCTGCTAATAATTATCGAAAACTTCGCAAGCAAGGCATTACTATTAGAAAAACCATCGATTGTTTAATTGCAACGTACTGTATAGAAAATAAATTACCCTTACTTTACTCGGACAAAGATTTTGAGCCGTTTACCAAATATCTCAATCTTAAATCTGCTTTGTAAGTGTAGATTACTAACAACAGTCAAACAAAGCAAAGAAAAATTGCTTCTTCATCAATCATCTTCACCAATCCACCATTGCCGATATTCATTTGGAGCGAAGTTTCGATGTACAATTTCAGAAACCACTCCGTTTAGCAGTCTCAATACAATTGGCTCACGATCGAGCAAATAAATAATACTATACCATCTGGAAGATGAGAAACCGTTTATAAAGCAAATCTTAAGTTCAAGTATTACTCACTTTTTCCAGTCTTCTTTTTTCCCAGGGAAACGTCAGTTGAAAGGGATTAGACGTGGCTATAGTTTTCCAGTCTTTACCGCAGGGAGATTGAAATTCAGCCTTAAAACATTTGCTGCCTCGGTAATGTTCGATTATTTGATACTTTCCAGATAAAAAGCCTGAAACTGCATCGAGATACTCATTAACATAAGTAGGATTTGTGCAAGGAAACCACCTCAACCATAGGTGTGAGACAGAAAAATGCAGTTCATCTCTGTTCTGAAAGTTCAAATTTACTTCATGTTTAAGTCCTTGCTGAACGGGTATGATTACCGATAGTTCTACAGGGGCATCTCGGTTATCAATTATCTGTAGATGAGGAAAACGAGTTTTAATTTCAGCAAAAGTCTGAATAGCAATTTCTAATGCTTTGTCTTCTTTATCTGTCATACACTGCTTTTCTACTATGGTTTGTTCATACGCTCGTTTAATCTTATTCTGTCTCACAGAACTAAACATTATTCTCGTTCTGTTTAATTTATGCTTTAAATTATTAATTATTTAAATTAACGATCGCCTGACATTCTATAGAAACCCGATCGAGCAATCTACTATACTGCTTTTAGTGTTTTAAATAAGAGTTTATCGATCCATGTGTGGAATTGCTGGCGTAATGAATCACGACCCTTCTCGTCCTGTCGATCCAGAGACGCTAATCGCAATGGCAGCAATTCAATCTCATCGAGGTCCCGATAAGGCTGGCTGGAAGACAATTGAAGATCGCGGAGTGGGTTTTGGGCAGGCGCGTCTGGCAATTATCGATCTAGATCCAGATCGAGCGCAGCAGCCGTTTATTTCTCGCGATGGGGAGTACGCAGTTATTCACAATGGTGAGTTTTACGATTATAAATATCTGCGAGCGGATTTAACTTCAAGAGGTTATCAGTTTTTTAGTAAGTGTGATTCAGAATTAGTATTGCATTTAACTGACAGATTGGGACTGGAAGCGGCTTTACCCCATCTGCGTGGAGAATTTGCCTTTGCACTCTACCAACGCTCGGCAGATCGTCTGACATTGGTGCGCGATCGCTTTGGGGTTAAACCTTTATACTGGACACTAACCCCAGAAGGTTTGGTTTTTGGCTCGGAAATTAAAGTATTATTCGCACATCCAGCCGTAAAACGCCGCTTTTCCTCTCAAGGACTCTATCACCAACTGATGCAGTTAATGGTGCCTGGTACGACTGCTTTTGAAGGTATCTATGCAGTAGAACCAGGGCAAATGGTAACTTTTGAGCGGCGAGATGGACGCTTACAGGTTCGCAAGCAGAAGTATTGGGATTTAAACTTTCCTCACCTTGGCGAACGTGGTAAATCTCTACCCGATGAAGCGTATATCGAGCAATTACGCCATCATTTTGTCGAAGCAATTCAGTTACGCTTAGAAGCCGATGTACCCGTTGCCTGTTATCTTTCTGGCGGCATCGATTCTTGCTCGATTATGGGTGTTGCCGCCGCCTGTCAGCAGTCGCCAGTAAAAGCTTTTACCATCGGGTTTGACGATCGCGATTACGACGAAACGGCGATCGCCAAAGAAATGGCTGAGGCGGTAAATGCCGATCAAGATATTCTGACGATCGACGGCGAACAGCTTTACGAAAACTTTAGCAGGACGATTTGGCATACCGAACGCAGTATCTACAATACTTTTACTGTTGCTAAGCTGTTAATGAGTGAATACGTACACAATGCTGGCTACAAGGTGGTAGTTACGGGAGAAGGTTCCGACGAACTGTTTGCTGGCTATCCCCAACTGCGACTAGATTATATTCTTCACGGTATGGACAATGCCCCACCCGAAGAAAAAGCCGATTTACAGGCATGGCTGCAAGAAAGCAATAGTTTATTTAAAGGAAACTTGTTAGCAGAAAAAACCATCAACGATCGCGCTCTCACCGATATAGTAGGCTTTACCCCCAGTTGCTTACAGTCGTGGTTATCTGCTGCATCTCTGGTTCCCAATTTACTACATCCCGAACATCGCACGGCAACAAAAGATTACTCCCCTGGTGCAGCGATCGCGCAGACTTTAGATAGAAAGCAGCTTGAAAATCGTCATCCTTTAGATAAAGCTCAGTATATCTGGATCAAAACTCAGTTTGAGTCTCAGGTTTTAGGATGGGCGGGCGATCGCGTGGATATGGCTAACTCTTTAGAAGCTCGTCCCGCTTTTCTAGACCATCCCTTAGTAGAATTTGCCGTTACTTTACCCATCGAAATGCGCTTGCGGGGTCGTCAGGATAAATATATTTTACGAGAAATGATGCGTCCTTTACTACCCAAAGCACTTTACGAACGACAAAAATTTGCGTTTATGGCTCCTCCTTCTCATACCGATTTAGAAAAGCAAAAGGCAATGCGAGGTTTAGCCGACAATTATTTATCTTCGCAGGCGATCGCCGATAGCGGTTTGCTAGATAACGCAGGAGTTAAGAAAGTTCTTCAGCGTCATGGCGACGAAGATACCCCAGTTTCCGAACGAGTGCAGCTAGATGCGGTTATCAATCATCTACTTAGCGTTCAGATGATGCACGAACATTTTGTAGCTAGCGACGTACCGAAATCAGCCCGCGATCGCGCCGTAGAACTAGGTTGGTTGTAACTAAAATTACTACGATTCATTTTTAAGCAGCCAAAAACCCGTATAGGTCATGCCAGAATCATCGGGTTGAATTAACAAAAAATGCAGTCCTTTACTAATCTGTTTTTTCTGCTGGTAATCTTCTGCTACTCGGATAGTATTTTCCCCTGCAAAAGTATTAAAGATCCAGCGATCTACCAGTCCTGTTTCTAGAACCAAACCTCCAGACTTACCTACTTCTGTCGTCACATAGTCTAAAGATACGGGCTGTTGTTGCTGTAGCCAACGGGCTAAAACCATCGAGTTCTTACCACCATAAACTACAATTCCTGGAATCATGATGTTAGAAGCAACTCGCATATTTATAGGTAAAAAAGTTTCTGGTAAGTCGAGAATAGGAATCGGGCGATCGCCAAACAAACTTACTATTTCTCCTGCGGCAATATTGGCAAAATTTAGTTCATCACCCCGAATACTTTCTGGTAGGGGTTGTGGTGGAGGCTTTTCTAATGCTAAAGGATTGTAGTTGGGTATAGATTTAGCTCTCTGAGTAAGGGCAATCTTTAAAGTTTCAGTATGTCTGGTAGCTTCTACAGTAATGCCCAACTTTTCGGCAGCTAAAGTTATTAAACCCAAGGCTTGAGGGCGAAACACCTGGATTTTTTTTGGTAGCTCGTTTTGAGCTACAGTAGTAAACTGAGTCTCTAACCACTGCGAATTAGCCCACTCTGAATCACATCTTGCACTATAAACCGTGTCGCGATCGCAAATTACTAATTCCCACTGTCTTGATAAATTGTTTTTAGTAGCAGGAAGATGATTAAAATCGACTTGCCAAATTTTCATAGCAATATTTTTAGACTTAGACACTGTTTGAATTTTATCGCCAAGGACAAAACTAAAGCTATTTTGGCTTCAAGCTACAAAACAAATGTAAAAACTTGCTATTGTAAAATTTTTTTATATCCCTCGAAGTCGATTTTTAAACGAGTTCACCGAAAAACGCCAGCATAGTGAGTTAAATAGTAGCGAAAACCAAAATATTTTGGTTAGGCTTAAATTATCTCGAATACCATTTTTTTATATAAGACTACCTATGAAAAATAAGGGTTGGATCTCTAAGAAAAAACCAAATATTGGTACAAATATTAAGCTAACTACTAAAGGAAAACCGCAACGCAAACATTTTATTACTGCTGCTGTCGGCAAACTGGCTGTAGGTTTGACTATTTTACAGACTTTAATGCCAGTAACACCGGCTTTGGCACAACAAAAATCGGATAACGAATTAAGCTATAGCCAGTTTAAAGAAAAACTAGCAGCAGGGGATGTTACTAAAGTCGAACTAGATAAAACTACCAATACAGCCAGGGTTGAGTTAAAGGGACAACCTGAAAACGCCGAACCTAAAGAAGTATTGTTGTTCGATCGCAACGAAGGTTTGATTTCTGAAATTCGCAGTCGAGGTATAGATTTTAGCGTTGACGAATCGATCGATCGCTCTACTGCTGTTGGCGTTTTACTCAATCTAGCAATTATCTTTGTCTTGCTGGCAGGATTAATTATGATAATCCGCCGTTCGGCAAATGCTTCTGGTCAAGCTTTTAGCTTTGGTAAATCTAGAGCCAGATTTCAGATGGAAGCCAAAACTGAAACCAAGTTTGACGATGTCGCTGGTATAGAAGAAGCTAAAGAAGAACTACAGGAAGTAGTAACTTTTCTAAAAGAGCCAGAAAAATTTACCGCCGTAGGCGCGAAAATTCCCAGAGGGATGTTGTTAATTGGACCGCCAGGAACTGGTAAAACCCTGCTGGCAAAAGCGATCGCTGGAGAGGCGGGCGTACCTTTTTTTAGCATCTCTGGTTCGGAATTCGTCGAAATGTTTGTCGGTGTGGGTGCTTCTCGCGTCCGCGATCTGTTTAAAAAAGCCAAAGAAAACGCTCCTTGTTTGGTATTTATCGATGAAATTGATGCCGTCGGTCGTCAACGAGGTTCGGGAATAGGCGGTGGTAACGACGAACGAGAACAAACCCTCAATCAGTTGTTGACTGAAATGGACGGCTTTGAAGGCAATTCTGGCATTATTATTATCGCTGCCACCAACCGTCCCGACGTTCTCGATCCCGCTCTGTTGCGTCCTGGTCGTTTCGATCGCCAGGTAGTAGTAGATTATCCCGATTTTCGCGGTAGATTGGGAATTTTAGAAGTTCACGCACGGGGTAAAAAAATCGATCCCGAAGTTTCTTTAGAAGCTGTGGCTCGTCGTACCCCGGGATTTAGCGGGGCGGATTTAGCTAATTTACTCAATGAGGCGGCAATTTTGACCGCCAGACGCTACAAAGCTGCTGCTACTATGCTAGAAATCAATGATGCTATAGACCGCATCGTGGCGGGAATGGAAGGTATACCTTTAATTGACAGTAAATACAAACGTTTGATTGCCTATCACGAAGTCGGTCATGCAGTAGTTGCCACTCTAACTCCCAATCACTACCCTGTAGAGAAAGTAACCATTATTCCCAGAGGTGGTGCGGGCGGTTTGACCTGGTTTACCCCCGATGAAGAACTGGGTTTGGAATCTAAATCTAAAATTATGGCGCAGATTACCGCGACTTTAGGCGGAAGAGCGGCTGAAGAAATTGTTTTTGGTAGGGATGAAGTGACCCAGGGCGCACAACAAGATATTAAAATGCTGACCGATCTGGCACGTAAAATGGTAACTAAGTTCGGTATGTCCGATTTAGGCTTGCTGGCATTAGAAGGGCAAGAGCAACCAGTCTTTTTAGGTGGTGATTCGATGCAGCGTGCCGAATATTCTGAATCGGTAGCCGCTCGAATTGACGCTCAAATTAGAGCGATCGCGGTAGAATGTTACGAACGAGCTAAAGCAATTATCCGCGACAATAGATTGGCAGTCGATCGCCTGGTCGATTTGTTAATCGAACGAGAAACTATTGACGGTAAAGAATTCCGCGAGCTATTGGCAGAATATTCCACGCCCTCAAAGCCAGAATTGCAGCTATCACTTGACAAATAAGATTAGTGAATCCCCTAGCCAAGATTAAAATTGTTTTGGTCGAACCAGCAGGAGCGTTAAATGTTGGTTCGATCGCTCGGGTAATGAAAAATATGGGTTTGTCCCAATTAATCTTAGTAAATCCCCGCTGCGATCGCTACTCTGATGAAGCAAAAAAAATGGCGGTACACGCTATTGATGTCTTAGAAAATGCTGTTATTGTAGATAGTTTGCCCACCGCATTAGTAGGCTGTCAAAGAGCGATCGCCACTACCGTTCGACAGCGCACTTTTCCGATTAAGTTAGAATCTCCCTCAGCAGCTTTACCCTGGTTATTGTCCCCAAACTCAAACACCGCTTTAATTTTTGGTGCCGAAGAACGAGGACTGAGTAACAGCGAACTAAAATACGCTCAGAGGTTTGTCTGTATCGACTCCCATCCCGATTATCCTTCGTTAAATTTGGCGCAAGCGGTGGCTGTTTGCGCTTACGAACTGTACCAAAGCTGGCGAAACAATCTTGACAAGTTTGTTGGCTATGTTACCGTACAGGAGAAATCGAGTAATTTTGCCCAGTCTGCGGTTGACGTTGTTAAAAATCCTACTGGCAGCAACAACGCTAACTCAGCAAATAGCGCCTCGCTGGAAGTTTTAGAAGCTTATTACCAGCATCTTGAAGCTGTACTGTTAGATATAGGCTATCTCTATCCCCATACGGCTACAGCCAGAATGGATAAGTTTCGACGGCTTTATAATCGAGCCGAGCTTACAAGTAACGAGGTAGCAATGTTGCGAGGAATACTCCGTCAAATACAGTGGTCGATAAACAACTCGTCGAAAACGAAAGAATAGAGATCGGGCGGGTAGTAAATGTAGGAAAATTCTACGTCCGATCGTTCTTTCAATCTGGGTAGTATATTTCTAATTTGTGTCGGAGAAGAAACAAGCCGTGAGTCCCAAACCCGAAAGTATTTCTAAACCAAAAGCCAATCGCGCTCGCCGCAGTCTTAAATTATTCCGTCGTGCGAACTGGAGCGATTCGACTTCGGCAGCTGTAAATCGACTATCATCTAGCAACCACCAACAGCCCAAAAGCCGCACTCGCCAAAAGTTTACTGCCGATTTACAGCCAAGAACAGCTAAACATCCTACTACTTTCTGGCACTCTCGCTTTCGAGCTTCTCCTTTATACATACCTTTTTTGGTAACGCTAAATTTAGCAGTAATTGCCGTTGGTTTGAGTACTATTTTGGGAACGACCATCTCTATAGCCAATTCACTTCAGGTAACTTCACCTCAAGATAATGTTTCACCAGATAAAGTTTTGGCAGAAAACGCCGACAGCAATACCTCTCGATTAGAAAAGTTGTTTCCTATTGCTGAGTTGGGCAAAGAAATTCCCGCTCTTCAAGCCCAATTAGAAGACTTAGCTGCTCAATATCCCCAACTAGAACCAAAAGTATTTCTCGCCGATCTCGATACTCAAAGCTATGTCAGTATTGATGGTCAAACCCCACTTTCTTCCGCTAGTACGATTAAATTACCAATACTGATTGCTTTCTTCCAAGATGTAGACGCGGGCAAGATCGACCTACAGGAAGAACTAACTATAACCGAAGAAGTTGTTGGTGGTGGTTCGGGTGGTATGCAGTACGAACCCATAGGCACAAAATATACCGCTCTCGAAACTGTTACTTTAATGATTACGGTAAGCGACAATACTGCTACTAATATGTTGATCGAGCGTTTGGGGGGACAAGCTGCTCTCAATCAAAGATTTATTGATTTGGGTTTAACTGCTACTAGATTGCAAAACCCATTACCAGATTTAACAGGAACTAACACTACCAGTACCGAAGATTTGGGCAATTTACTGGTTCAACTCGCTCGCGGCGAATTAGTTTCTATACAATCGCGCGATCGCCTGCTGTTAATTATGAGAAGTATTGTCCGTAATACGCTTCTTCCTGAAGGTTTAGAAGCAGGAGCGATAATCGCTCACAAAACAGGAGATATTAAATCAGTTTTAGGAGATGCAGGGATTATCGATATGCCTAACGGTAAACGCTACATAGCCTCTGTATTAGTCAAGCGTCCCGACAACGACCCACAGGCTAAAGAATTTATTCAGCAGATGTCTCATCTTGTTTATCAGTATTTCACCTTACAACCAACTGACACCTTTACTAATTAAATGTCAAACTAATTACCCCGATCGACGCTTGAGGACTTGGGGATATAAAGGACTTGAGGAAATCTCCCTACTTCTCTAATTCCCTACTTCCTTACTCTCCAAATCAAAATATTTTATGTTTAATTAAGTGAAGTTACTTAGTAGGGGTTAGCAAAAATGGAAATTTTAATAGTTGAAGACGAAAGCGAAATCGCTCAACTAATTAAACAAACCTTAGAAAGAGAAAATTTTAGTTGTGCGGTCGCGAGTAACGGCTTACTGGCACTAGAAAGCTTTAAACAGCAAGAACCCGATTTAGTAATTCTCGATCTCATGCTTCCTGGTTTGGACGGTTTGGAAGTATGTACTCGCATTCGCCAACAGCCTAACGTTAAAGATCCTTACATTTTGATGCTGACCGCCAGAGGAGAAGAAATAGATCGCGTTATTGGTCTTTCTACTGGTGCCGATGATTATTTAGTCAAACCATTTAGCCCCAGAGAATTAGTAGCGAGAGTTAGAGCTTTATTGCGCCGCAGTCTGCGTCATAGCACACAAGAATCATCTCAAATTTATCGCACCAAGCATTTTACAGTTGATTTAGACCAGCGTATTGCAACTCGTCAGCTAAACTCTCAAGCGGCAGAAAATCTCGATCTCACTACTTTGGAATTTAATTTATTGGCGACTTTTATCAGCTATCCAGGTCGGGTTTGGAGTCGTACCCAACTAATAGATAAGCTTTGGGGTAATGATTTTTTTGGTGACGAACGTGTAGTCGATACTCACATCAGACGCTTGCGTAAAAAAATTGAGCCTGATACTGCTAATCCTACTTTTGTTAAAACTGTAGTGGGAGTGGGATATAAGTTTGAAGATGAAGCATAGTACCGCTATGCGGAAGTCAAAAGTCGAAAGTCAAAAGGCAAAAGGGAATTATGGCTATTTAAAGGTTTTTAATTTAATTGGGTCGATATACTTAGCAAACCTCAAAAAACTATTGTAGGAAGATATTATGGCTTTTGGCAAAATAAATAATGAGCTTAAACTTATTGGTAAAAGTAAAAATATTCCAGGGGTAGCATTGCTAGTTTCCAATCGCCTGAAAGAAAAACTAGGTGACAGAGTTTACGAGCGATTACTGCAAACCTTAAAAAAGGAGTCTGTATACGAACGAGCACCTAAACTCAATACCAAAGATGGTGATGCTTACTTACACCATCCAGGCTATCTACCACCAAACTACTAAGATTTTTTTGAGTCTACTATTAAGAGAGTCGATCGCATTGAAGATTGCTATTTAGAAACTCCAGCCAAAGTTTTTGAGTGTCGCGATAAAAATAAGTATAATTTCAAGAATGAAGTTAACTAAATACGGTAGTTAGACGTTAGTTGCTAGTTGTTAGTAAATAAACATTAGTTAATAATTATTGCTCGGTTTCTTGAGCAGTTTGTAATTTAGATTTAAGTTCATCAATTTTAGTGATAATTTCTTGTCGGTGCTGCTTATCTCGAATATTAGGAAGAACCAGCGACCAGGCTAAAATTTGAGCCTCAGTAATGTCGGGATTTTGAGCTAAAAACTCAGCAGTATTACGATAGCGAACAGCTAGTTCTGCACCGCTCTCTCCATGAATAGAAGCTAAGTCTGCTGCCGTTTTATAAGAATTTTTAGCCGCTTGAATATCCCCTAAATACAATAACTCATCTAAACCTTTTGCTGTCCATAATAAGGCAGCTTCTGGCGATTCTGGAGAAACTGACTTTAAAACCTTTTCCATTAAAATAATAGTTTCTTCGGGCTTACCAGCATGGATAGTATTAGCAGTAGAAAGAGTTAAATAGGCTTTAGAGAAACGAGGATCGAAACTGCTAATTGTTTTAAAATAATCTGTAACCAATGAGTGACCAGTCTGTTCTCTAGCTGGTTTATCGCCATAATATTGAATAAAATTCAAATAAGTCCAATCAGCAACTATGTTGTCATAATCTAAACCAGGAAGTTGTTGTTGAGCGTTAACCAATCTTTTTTGCTCTTGTTCTTCTTGATAATAGTTGTTTGATGAAGATGGAGTGAAAA from Myxosarcina sp. GI1 includes the following:
- a CDS encoding ATP-dependent 6-phosphofructokinase: MSERKRIGILTSGGDCAGLNAVIRAVTRCAVDVYGWEVLGICKATHGLMSRPPQAMPLYVNNVDRLLTMGGTVLGTTNKGDPFAFPMSNGSLADRSEEIIEGYRQLDLDALIGIGGDGSLAILRKLAQQGGINLVGIPKTIDNDVGITERSIGFDTAVNIATEAIDRLHFTAASHSRVMILEVMGRDAGHIALNAGIAGGADIIMIPELRYKLENICHHIKKRQAMGQDYSIAVVSEAVCTESGELLEQGHFVDCRLGGIGQYLAEQITNLSGAETRVTVLGHTQRGGISSPLDRILASAFGVVAVELVAKEQYDRMVTWQNRQVISVPIAEAIKNYRAVDPKDTLVKTARGLGICFGD
- a CDS encoding DUF1028 domain-containing protein, translated to MTFSIVAWDETTRMTGVAVATKHLAVGALVPHAKANIGAIATQAQTNPLLGILGLQLLQQAETTTPQEIIDTLLNDDKDRQQRQLHLVDRYGHTAAWTGKNCVDWAGHFTFPNFSVAGNMLVGERTLTAMADAYQAKAGMEFCERLLQALEAGEAAGGDKRGRQSAAIYVVHQDDYPHLDLRIDHHDNPIAQLRYLFEESRKDYYQSFRQSMPTKRFQRNLSLSTVESELKSAKSV
- a CDS encoding type II toxin-antitoxin system VapB family antitoxin — encoded protein: MRTNIVIDDKLMKEALALTGLKTKKEAVELGLKTLIQIRKQEKLKQYKGKLKWEGDLEHMRID
- a CDS encoding PIN domain nuclease: MVLVDTSVWIDYFNGKNTAQTEKLDILLSSTIVIVGDLILTEILQGFRADKDYRFAKQLLTELELISLCNVSYGIKSANNYRKLRKQGITIRKTIDCLIATYCIENKLPLLYSDKDFEPFTKYLNLKSAL
- the asnB gene encoding asparagine synthase (glutamine-hydrolyzing); the encoded protein is MCGIAGVMNHDPSRPVDPETLIAMAAIQSHRGPDKAGWKTIEDRGVGFGQARLAIIDLDPDRAQQPFISRDGEYAVIHNGEFYDYKYLRADLTSRGYQFFSKCDSELVLHLTDRLGLEAALPHLRGEFAFALYQRSADRLTLVRDRFGVKPLYWTLTPEGLVFGSEIKVLFAHPAVKRRFSSQGLYHQLMQLMVPGTTAFEGIYAVEPGQMVTFERRDGRLQVRKQKYWDLNFPHLGERGKSLPDEAYIEQLRHHFVEAIQLRLEADVPVACYLSGGIDSCSIMGVAAACQQSPVKAFTIGFDDRDYDETAIAKEMAEAVNADQDILTIDGEQLYENFSRTIWHTERSIYNTFTVAKLLMSEYVHNAGYKVVVTGEGSDELFAGYPQLRLDYILHGMDNAPPEEKADLQAWLQESNSLFKGNLLAEKTINDRALTDIVGFTPSCLQSWLSAASLVPNLLHPEHRTATKDYSPGAAIAQTLDRKQLENRHPLDKAQYIWIKTQFESQVLGWAGDRVDMANSLEARPAFLDHPLVEFAVTLPIEMRLRGRQDKYILREMMRPLLPKALYERQKFAFMAPPSHTDLEKQKAMRGLADNYLSSQAIADSGLLDNAGVKKVLQRHGDEDTPVSERVQLDAVINHLLSVQMMHEHFVASDVPKSARDRAVELGWL
- a CDS encoding Tab2/Atab2 family RNA-binding protein, which codes for MSKSKNIAMKIWQVDFNHLPATKNNLSRQWELVICDRDTVYSARCDSEWANSQWLETQFTTVAQNELPKKIQVFRPQALGLITLAAEKLGITVEATRHTETLKIALTQRAKSIPNYNPLALEKPPPQPLPESIRGDELNFANIAAGEIVSLFGDRPIPILDLPETFLPINMRVASNIMIPGIVVYGGKNSMVLARWLQQQQPVSLDYVTTEVGKSGGLVLETGLVDRWIFNTFAGENTIRVAEDYQQKKQISKGLHFLLIQPDDSGMTYTGFWLLKNES